In one Streptomyces sp. NBC_00597 genomic region, the following are encoded:
- a CDS encoding glutaminase, with translation MDYQELLERIAADIAPLVGSGTPAEYIPALASVDAGQFGMAVADLDGNVYGVGDWQVPFSTQSITKVFALALALAEGGDSLWERVGREPSGNPFNSLVQLEYENGIPRNPFINAGALVVTDRLQTLTGDASSELLEFLRQESGNPDLGFDAEVAASEQEHGDRNAALAHFMASYGNIDNPVPTLLDHYFWQCSIEMSCADLARAARFLARHGLRADGSRLLTRSEAKQVNAVMLTCGTYDAAGEFAYRVGLPGKSGVGGGIVAVVPGRCTLAAWSPGLDPHGNSVAAAAALDRFTTLTGLSVF, from the coding sequence GTGGACTACCAGGAGCTGCTGGAGCGGATCGCGGCGGACATCGCCCCCTTGGTGGGCAGCGGTACGCCCGCCGAGTACATCCCGGCGCTCGCGTCCGTGGACGCCGGGCAGTTCGGCATGGCCGTCGCCGATCTCGACGGCAACGTGTACGGGGTGGGGGACTGGCAGGTGCCGTTCTCCACGCAGTCGATCACCAAGGTGTTCGCCCTGGCCCTGGCACTGGCCGAGGGCGGCGACAGCCTGTGGGAGCGGGTCGGGCGGGAGCCGTCGGGCAACCCGTTCAACTCCCTCGTGCAGCTGGAGTACGAGAACGGCATTCCGCGCAATCCGTTCATCAACGCGGGCGCGCTCGTCGTCACCGACCGGCTGCAGACACTGACGGGCGACGCGAGCAGCGAGCTGCTGGAGTTCCTGCGGCAGGAAAGCGGCAACCCGGACCTCGGCTTCGACGCGGAAGTCGCCGCGTCCGAGCAGGAGCACGGCGACCGCAACGCCGCGCTCGCGCACTTCATGGCTTCCTACGGGAACATCGACAACCCCGTGCCGACGCTGCTCGACCACTACTTCTGGCAGTGCTCCATCGAGATGAGCTGCGCCGACCTGGCACGGGCGGCGCGGTTCCTGGCCCGGCACGGGCTGCGCGCGGACGGCTCGCGGCTGCTGACGCGGAGCGAGGCGAAGCAGGTCAACGCGGTGATGCTGACCTGCGGGACGTACGACGCGGCCGGAGAGTTCGCCTACCGGGTGGGCCTGCCGGGCAAGAGCGGCGTGGGCGGCGGGATCGTGGCGGTCGTCCCGGGACGGTGCACGCTGGCCGCCTGGAGCCCGGGCCTGGACCCCCACGGCAACTCGGTCGCGGCCGCGGCCGCCCTGGACCGCTTCACCACCCTGACGGGCCTCTCGGTCTTCTGA
- a CDS encoding GNAT family N-acetyltransferase, producing the protein MTTSLPAVELRVPTHEDARAWHGVFDDPDVMEFLGGPAELSLYEEFTARQRMHDAQLGYCLWTLLDAQGAVIGFTGAQPWPREKEWGPVGEVEIGWRLGRSAWGKGYAYAAALATLERVRAAGVPRVVAMINDENQRSIAVAERLGMTLASRFLLPNGQKYGRRYELTLQPD; encoded by the coding sequence ATGACCACCTCGCTCCCCGCCGTAGAGCTGCGCGTGCCCACCCACGAGGATGCGCGGGCCTGGCACGGGGTCTTCGACGACCCCGACGTGATGGAGTTCCTCGGCGGTCCCGCCGAGCTGTCCCTGTACGAGGAGTTCACCGCGCGGCAGCGGATGCACGATGCGCAGCTCGGCTACTGCCTCTGGACGCTGCTGGACGCGCAGGGCGCGGTGATCGGGTTCACCGGCGCGCAGCCGTGGCCGCGGGAGAAGGAATGGGGGCCGGTCGGGGAGGTAGAGATCGGCTGGCGGCTGGGTCGCTCCGCCTGGGGCAAGGGGTACGCGTATGCCGCGGCGCTGGCGACGCTGGAACGCGTACGGGCGGCCGGGGTGCCGCGGGTGGTGGCGATGATCAACGACGAGAACCAGCGGTCGATCGCGGTCGCGGAACGGCTGGGCATGACCCTGGCGTCCCGCTTCCTCCTCCCGAACGGCCAGAAGTACGGCCGCCGCTACGAACTCACCCTCCAGCCCGACTAG
- a CDS encoding geranylgeranyl reductase family protein has product MTEPLSEHSADVIVVGAGPAGSTTAYYLAKAGLDVLLLEKTAFPREKVCGDGLTPRATKQLVAMGIDISEEAGWLRNKGLRIIGGGQRLQLDWPELASFPDYGLVRKRDDFDETLARQAQKAGARLYERCNVGEPVRDPRTGHITGVQAKLGEEKIPVTFSAPLVVAADGNSSRLSLAMGLHRREDRPMGVAVRTYFTSPRHDDDYLESWLELWDRRGAQDRLLPGYGWIFGMGDGTSNVGLGILNSSSAFRELDWREVLKAWCASMPEDWGYTPENMTQPIRGAALPMAFNRQPHYTKGLLLVGDAGGLVNPFNGEGIAYAMESGQIAADVIVQAHARSTPAQRELALHNYPKVLKETYGGYYSLGRAFVKLIGNPKVMKVATQRGLTHPVLMRFTLKMLANLTDPAGGDAMDRIINGLSKVAPKA; this is encoded by the coding sequence GTGACCGAGCCCCTCTCCGAACACTCCGCGGATGTGATCGTCGTCGGGGCCGGACCCGCCGGCTCGACCACCGCCTACTACCTCGCCAAGGCGGGACTCGACGTCCTGCTGCTGGAGAAGACGGCGTTCCCGCGCGAGAAGGTCTGCGGCGACGGTCTGACCCCGCGCGCCACCAAGCAGCTGGTGGCGATGGGCATCGACATCTCCGAAGAGGCCGGCTGGCTGCGCAACAAGGGCCTGCGGATCATCGGTGGCGGCCAGCGGCTCCAGCTGGACTGGCCGGAACTCGCCTCCTTCCCCGACTACGGACTCGTCCGCAAGCGCGACGACTTCGACGAGACCCTGGCCCGCCAGGCCCAGAAGGCCGGCGCCCGCCTGTACGAGCGGTGCAACGTCGGCGAGCCGGTGCGGGATCCGCGGACCGGCCACATCACGGGCGTGCAGGCCAAGCTCGGCGAGGAGAAGATCCCGGTCACCTTCAGCGCGCCCCTCGTCGTCGCCGCCGACGGCAACTCCTCCAGGCTGTCCCTCGCGATGGGCCTGCACCGGCGCGAGGACCGGCCGATGGGCGTGGCCGTGCGGACGTACTTCACCTCCCCGCGCCACGACGACGACTACCTGGAGTCCTGGCTGGAACTGTGGGACCGGCGCGGAGCCCAGGACCGGCTGCTGCCCGGCTACGGCTGGATCTTCGGCATGGGCGACGGCACGTCCAACGTCGGTCTCGGCATCCTCAACTCCTCCTCCGCCTTCCGGGAGCTGGACTGGCGCGAGGTCCTCAAGGCCTGGTGCGCGTCCATGCCGGAGGACTGGGGCTACACCCCCGAGAACATGACGCAGCCGATCCGCGGCGCGGCCCTGCCGATGGCCTTCAACCGGCAGCCGCACTACACCAAGGGCCTGCTGCTCGTCGGTGACGCGGGCGGCCTCGTCAACCCGTTCAACGGCGAGGGCATCGCCTACGCGATGGAGTCGGGCCAGATCGCGGCCGACGTCATCGTGCAGGCGCACGCCCGGTCCACGCCGGCGCAGCGCGAGCTGGCCCTGCACAACTACCCGAAGGTGCTCAAGGAGACCTACGGCGGCTACTACTCGCTGGGCCGCGCCTTCGTGAAGCTGATCGGCAACCCGAAGGTGATGAAGGTCGCCACCCAGCGCGGCCTGACGCACCCGGTGCTGATGCGGTTCACCCTGAAGATGCTGGCCAACCTGACCGACCCGGCGGGCGGCGACGCGATGGACCGCATCATCAACGGCCTCTCCAAGGTGGCTCCAAAAGCCTGA